A part of Candidatus Stoquefichus sp. SB1 genomic DNA contains:
- a CDS encoding ABC transporter permease subunit, whose amino-acid sequence MKKSLEIKVIYIFVTILFAIFLIVPLGSLLFQSFQSQGSFSITHYVNVFTQNGFVNALRNSFLVSGISALVTTLFAFMIAYTINYTKIPSFLKKGMKNITMLPMLLPTITYGFAIIYSFGKQGLWTKVFGSQLFEIYGFAGLLLGYVIYTLPIAFMLIHNAMEYIDKKFIIVSKLMEDNSMKTFLVTLLRPMLPTLAAAFIQAFFLSFTDFGIPASVGGKYEVVAGVLYNQMLGSLPNFANGAVVAMVMLIPSILSIALLHWLDRYHIRYTKISQIELKDNKLRDLLWGILTTLINIIILAIFAVIFLIPFIKEWPYHISLTFENIISVIHDPALFGVVQNSLIVAICTALFGTFVVYGSALTVARSHLNSKLKKAIEVIAMITNTIPGMVLGIAYLLIFSGTPIQNTFVIIIICNIVHFFSSPYLMMKNSLIKMNAGYETTAKLMGDSWIKTIVRVVTPNALSSLLEVFSYYFINAMVTVSAVIFIAGARTMVMTTKIKELQHFAKFNEIFVLSIFILMINLIAKGIFYYLTYKKGRKQNEK is encoded by the coding sequence ATGAAAAAGAGTTTAGAAATAAAAGTTATTTATATTTTTGTAACTATATTATTTGCTATCTTTTTAATTGTTCCACTTGGTTCTTTATTATTTCAATCTTTTCAGAGTCAAGGGAGCTTTTCAATAACGCATTATGTCAATGTCTTTACCCAAAATGGCTTTGTCAATGCATTAAGAAATAGTTTTCTTGTTTCAGGAATAAGTGCACTTGTTACAACACTTTTTGCATTTATGATTGCATATACAATCAATTATACAAAAATACCTTCATTCCTTAAAAAAGGAATGAAAAATATCACTATGTTACCAATGTTATTACCAACCATTACTTATGGATTTGCGATTATATATTCATTTGGAAAACAAGGTTTATGGACAAAAGTGTTTGGTTCTCAATTATTTGAGATATATGGTTTTGCAGGTCTTTTATTAGGCTATGTGATTTATACACTACCAATTGCGTTTATGCTTATTCATAATGCAATGGAATATATAGATAAGAAGTTTATTATTGTTTCAAAACTGATGGAAGACAATTCCATGAAAACATTTCTTGTGACACTTTTAAGGCCTATGCTGCCAACTTTAGCAGCAGCCTTTATACAAGCATTTTTCTTAAGTTTTACTGATTTTGGAATTCCTGCATCAGTAGGTGGGAAATATGAAGTTGTTGCGGGAGTATTGTATAATCAAATGCTAGGAAGTTTACCAAATTTTGCTAATGGTGCTGTTGTTGCAATGGTTATGCTGATTCCTTCAATCTTAAGTATTGCATTATTGCATTGGTTAGATCGTTATCACATTCGTTATACTAAAATTTCACAAATTGAATTAAAGGATAATAAGCTGAGAGATCTATTATGGGGAATTTTAACGACTCTTATCAATATTATTATTTTAGCAATCTTTGCAGTTATATTCCTGATTCCATTTATTAAAGAATGGCCATACCATATTTCTTTAACCTTTGAAAATATTATATCTGTTATTCATGATCCGGCTTTGTTTGGAGTTGTACAGAATTCTCTGATAGTCGCAATTTGTACAGCCTTGTTTGGTACATTTGTTGTTTATGGAAGTGCCTTGACAGTTGCAAGGAGTCATCTTAATAGCAAACTCAAAAAAGCAATAGAAGTCATTGCAATGATTACCAATACCATTCCAGGAATGGTTCTTGGAATTGCCTATCTGCTTATTTTTTCAGGAACACCTATTCAAAATACATTTGTCATTATCATTATATGTAATATAGTCCATTTCTTTTCATCACCTTATTTGATGATGAAAAACTCATTAATAAAAATGAATGCAGGTTATGAAACAACTGCTAAACTAATGGGAGATAGTTGGATAAAAACAATTGTCAGAGTAGTAACTCCAAATGCATTATCATCTCTTCTAGAAGTTTTTAGTTATTATTTTATTAATGCAATGGTGACTGTAAGTGCAGTTATTTTTATTGCTGGTGCCAGAACAATGGTTATGACTACCAAAATCAAGGAATTACAACATTTTGCAAAATTTAATGAAATTTTCGTATTATCTATATTTATACTTATGATTAACTTAATAGCAAAAGGAATATTTTATTATTTAACATATAAAAAAGGGAGAAAACAAAATGAGAAATAA
- the phnX gene encoding phosphonoacetaldehyde hydrolase: MKKIEAVIFDWAGTTVDYGCFAPVQAFQDAFESYGLHPTFDEIRRPMGMLKIDHIKTMLNMGKLNQEFHSVYQRDFNEEDIQNIYNIFEKALMKGITQHTKVKPYVIETVHKLRQMGLKIGSTTGYTDMMMEPVLKSAQAQGYQPDCWYSPDSTNSFGRPYPYMIFKNMMTLQITDVHAVIKVGDTVSDIQEGVHAGVYTVGVIEGSSLLGYNEEEYLSLDINTKHHAIDNVRETYLSYGANAVIMNLSELPSLIEKIENEK, from the coding sequence ATGAAAAAAATTGAAGCAGTTATTTTCGATTGGGCTGGGACAACAGTGGATTATGGGTGCTTTGCACCTGTACAGGCATTTCAAGATGCCTTTGAAAGTTATGGGTTACATCCAACGTTTGACGAAATCAGAAGACCAATGGGAATGCTCAAAATTGATCATATCAAAACAATGTTAAATATGGGAAAATTGAATCAAGAATTTCATAGTGTTTATCAAAGAGATTTTAATGAAGAAGATATTCAAAATATTTATAATATTTTTGAAAAGGCACTAATGAAAGGAATTACACAGCATACTAAGGTTAAACCGTATGTTATTGAAACTGTTCATAAATTAAGACAAATGGGATTAAAAATTGGTTCAACTACTGGTTATACTGATATGATGATGGAACCTGTATTAAAAAGTGCGCAAGCACAAGGCTATCAACCTGACTGCTGGTATTCACCAGATTCTACAAATAGTTTTGGAAGACCATACCCTTATATGATTTTTAAGAATATGATGACACTTCAAATTACAGATGTCCATGCTGTTATAAAAGTTGGAGATACAGTTTCTGATATTCAAGAAGGTGTTCATGCAGGTGTTTATACAGTTGGTGTTATCGAAGGAAGTTCTTTACTTGGTTATAATGAAGAAGAATATTTATCGCTTGATATCAACACAAAGCATCATGCTATAGATAATGTAAGGGAAACTTATCTTTCTTATGGAGCAAATGCTGTTATTATGAATTTAAGTGAATTGCCTTCACTGATTGAAAAGATAGAGAACGAAAAATAA
- a CDS encoding spore coat protein, with protein MDDKCLMESLLMTIKGVSDLYLHGTIESNTDNVHNAFDKALCDTLTMQNEIYKKMAAKGWYPTEQAEPQKIMQTKQKFASQMS; from the coding sequence ATGGATGATAAATGTTTAATGGAAAGTCTATTAATGACAATCAAAGGTGTCTCAGATTTGTATTTACATGGAACAATTGAATCAAATACAGATAATGTTCATAATGCTTTTGATAAAGCCCTTTGTGATACTTTAACAATGCAAAATGAAATTTACAAAAAGATGGCTGCTAAAGGCTGGTATCCAACTGAACAGGCTGAACCACAAAAAATCATGCAGACTAAACAAAAATTTGCTTCACAGATGTCATAA
- a CDS encoding 2-aminoethylphosphonate--pyruvate transaminase, which translates to MKTYKLLTPGPLTTSETVKQEMLFDHCTWDEDYKKITLKIRKQLLELAHVNDTDYTVVFMQGSGTFGVESVLTSVIGDNDKLLIIANGAYGQRMREICEHARIQYTVIEFAENENPDAQMIAKELDRDASITHVAMVHSETTSGILNDIDSVAKVVKERNKVFIVDAMSSFGGVDIEVGQLGIDFIISSANKCIQGVPGFSFIIANKKRLIESQGKARSLSLDLYDQWKTMDKDGKWRFTSPTHVVLAFAKALDEMLEEGGIAARSKRYYDNNRLLIQKMAGMGMESYVDLEYQGPIITTFYYPKDKHFAFGDMYHYIKERGYAIYPGKLTTADTFRIGNIGEIYEEDILKLCDIIADYLEEV; encoded by the coding sequence ATGAAAACATATAAATTATTAACACCAGGTCCCTTAACAACTTCAGAAACGGTCAAACAGGAGATGTTGTTTGACCATTGTACATGGGATGAAGATTATAAAAAAATTACTTTAAAAATAAGAAAACAATTATTAGAATTAGCACATGTTAATGATACAGATTATACTGTTGTTTTCATGCAAGGGAGTGGTACATTTGGAGTTGAATCTGTCTTAACAAGTGTTATTGGCGATAATGATAAACTGCTTATCATTGCTAATGGGGCATATGGACAAAGAATGAGAGAGATATGTGAACATGCAAGAATTCAATATACTGTTATTGAATTCGCTGAAAATGAAAATCCAGATGCACAAATGATAGCAAAGGAATTAGATAGGGATGCATCGATAACACATGTAGCTATGGTACACAGTGAAACGACTTCAGGTATTTTAAATGATATTGATTCAGTTGCAAAAGTTGTCAAGGAAAGAAATAAGGTCTTCATTGTTGATGCAATGAGTAGTTTTGGTGGTGTCGACATAGAAGTTGGTCAATTAGGAATTGATTTTATAATTAGTAGTGCTAACAAATGTATTCAAGGAGTACCAGGATTTTCATTTATTATTGCCAATAAAAAACGACTTATTGAAAGTCAAGGGAAAGCAAGAAGCTTATCACTTGATTTATATGATCAGTGGAAAACCATGGATAAAGATGGAAAGTGGCGTTTTACTTCACCAACTCATGTTGTCTTGGCATTTGCCAAAGCACTTGATGAGATGCTAGAAGAAGGTGGAATTGCAGCAAGGTCAAAACGTTACTATGATAATAATCGTTTGCTCATTCAAAAAATGGCTGGAATGGGAATGGAAAGTTATGTTGACTTGGAATATCAAGGTCCAATTATTACAACGTTTTACTATCCTAAAGATAAACATTTTGCTTTTGGCGATATGTATCATTATATTAAAGAAAGAGGATATGCGATTTATCCTGGTAAATTAACTACTGCTGATACATTTAGAATTGGTAATATTGGTGAAATTTATGAAGAGGATATATTGAAATTATGTGATATTATTGCTGATTATTTGGAGGAAGTATAA
- a CDS encoding VOC family protein encodes MKQAIVHIALVVRDYDEAIEFYTQKLHFTLVEDTYQPEQDKRWVIVSPPGSQGTTLLLAKASKPIQNNFIGNQAGGRVFLFLGTDDFWRDYQDIVDQNIEIVRKPKETDYGIVAVFKDLYGNLWDLVQFNKNHPIYKRIK; translated from the coding sequence ATGAAACAAGCTATTGTTCACATTGCCTTAGTTGTCAGAGACTATGACGAAGCAATTGAATTTTACACACAAAAGTTACACTTTACTTTAGTTGAAGATACATACCAACCTGAACAAGATAAAAGATGGGTCATTGTTTCACCGCCAGGTAGTCAAGGAACAACATTATTACTTGCAAAAGCATCGAAACCGATACAAAACAATTTTATTGGTAATCAAGCTGGAGGAAGAGTTTTTCTGTTTTTAGGAACTGATGATTTTTGGAGAGACTATCAGGATATCGTTGATCAAAATATTGAAATAGTCAGAAAACCTAAAGAAACTGATTATGGGATTGTTGCTGTTTTCAAAGATTTGTATGGAAATTTATGGGATTTGGTTCAATTTAATAAAAATCATCCTATTTATAAGAGAATAAAATAA
- a CDS encoding DUF3737 family protein, producing MKNIKQQFLTGERALFQSADLKIEDCVFADGESPLKESHHIDIEQSIFRWKYPLWYCQNIKVMNSTLLETARSGIWYTNHIEISDSIIEAPKTFRRASDIHLNNVDMPIALESFWNCQNITLKNVTARGDYFAMNSENIVISGLNLTGNYCFDGCKNIEIHDSKLISKDAFWNCENVIVYDSIIIGEYLAWNTKNITFINCTIESLQGLCYIENLKMVNCKLINTTLAFEYCSHVDAHIVSHVDSIMNPVSGTIQVQSIGELILDEKKIDPSKVDVIVEQPTITKEVLTECVCS from the coding sequence ATGAAAAATATAAAACAACAATTTTTAACAGGAGAAAGAGCATTATTTCAAAGTGCTGATTTAAAAATCGAGGATTGTGTCTTTGCTGATGGAGAATCACCACTAAAAGAAAGTCATCATATCGATATTGAACAGAGTATCTTTAGATGGAAATATCCTTTATGGTATTGTCAAAATATCAAAGTGATGAATTCAACTTTATTAGAAACAGCACGTTCTGGAATTTGGTATACAAATCATATTGAAATCAGTGACAGTATTATAGAAGCACCTAAAACATTTCGTAGAGCAAGTGACATTCATTTAAACAATGTTGATATGCCAATTGCTTTAGAATCATTTTGGAATTGTCAAAATATCACTTTAAAAAACGTTACAGCAAGAGGTGATTATTTTGCAATGAATAGTGAGAATATTGTCATAAGTGGATTGAATTTAACAGGAAACTATTGTTTTGATGGATGTAAGAATATAGAAATTCATGATTCAAAATTAATATCTAAAGATGCTTTTTGGAATTGTGAAAATGTCATTGTTTATGATTCAATTATTATTGGAGAATATTTGGCATGGAATACAAAAAATATCACATTTATCAACTGTACAATTGAAAGTTTACAGGGATTATGTTATATCGAGAATCTAAAAATGGTGAACTGTAAACTTATCAATACAACTTTGGCATTTGAATATTGTTCACATGTTGATGCTCATATTGTTTCACATGTGGATAGTATTATGAATCCTGTATCTGGTACAATTCAAGTTCAAAGTATTGGTGAATTGATTTTAGATGAAAAAAAGATTGATCCGTCAAAAGTGGATGTTATTGTTGAACAGCCTACAATAACAAAAGAAGTTTTAACAGAATGTGTCTGTAGTTAG
- a CDS encoding extracellular solute-binding protein: protein MRNKTIKGLLATTLLCTTLLAGCSSPTSSQVVIYSNADDEAVAAMKNALDNNGYKDQYIFQTFATSELGGKLLAEGTNIEADLVTMSSFYLDSAQDQNKMFVDLDFDVKTTEKFPSFYAPITSQEGAIIVNTEELKANNLAMPTSLKDLAKPEYKDMISVTDITSSSTAWLLIQALVSEYGDDGAKEVLKGIYQNAGAHIESSGSAPLKKARAGEVAIGFGLRHQAVQDKASGLPIDFVDPTEGNFSLTESVAIVNKKSSDNQKKAMEMAKCIIENGREELLKTYPNPLYEGETANSANQSTYPKVFSEKLTVDLLKKHQNLSEECK from the coding sequence ATGAGAAATAAAACAATAAAAGGTTTATTAGCAACAACATTATTATGTACAACATTATTGGCAGGATGTAGTTCACCTACATCAAGTCAAGTTGTTATTTATTCTAATGCAGATGATGAAGCAGTAGCAGCAATGAAAAATGCATTAGATAATAATGGATATAAAGATCAATATATCTTTCAAACATTTGCAACTTCAGAACTTGGTGGAAAATTATTAGCAGAAGGAACAAATATTGAAGCAGATTTGGTAACTATGAGTTCATTTTACTTAGATAGTGCTCAAGATCAAAATAAAATGTTTGTTGATTTGGATTTTGATGTCAAAACGACAGAGAAGTTTCCTTCATTCTATGCACCTATAACTTCACAAGAAGGAGCTATTATTGTCAATACAGAAGAATTAAAAGCTAACAATTTAGCAATGCCAACAAGTTTAAAAGATTTAGCAAAACCAGAATACAAAGATATGATTTCTGTTACAGATATTACTTCTTCATCAACTGCATGGTTATTGATACAGGCATTGGTGAGTGAATATGGTGATGATGGTGCAAAAGAAGTTTTAAAAGGTATTTATCAAAATGCAGGTGCCCATATTGAATCATCAGGTTCAGCTCCACTTAAAAAGGCAAGAGCAGGAGAAGTTGCGATTGGTTTTGGTTTAAGACATCAAGCAGTTCAAGATAAAGCATCAGGATTACCAATTGATTTTGTAGATCCAACTGAAGGAAATTTCAGTTTAACTGAATCTGTTGCTATAGTGAATAAAAAATCAAGTGATAATCAAAAGAAAGCAATGGAGATGGCAAAATGTATTATTGAAAATGGCAGAGAAGAGTTGTTAAAAACATATCCAAATCCATTATATGAAGGTGAAACAGCGAATTCAGCCAATCAATCAACATATCCAAAAGTATTCTCAGAAAAACTAACAGTCGATTTATTAAAAAAACATCAAAATTTATCAGAAGAATGTAAATAA
- a CDS encoding CatA-like O-acetyltransferase: MKFTKLDFNTWDRAELFQHFISDLRCVMSMSVNIDITEFLQVIHNKQYKFYPSMIWIISSAVNSREELRMGYNEKGEVGIWDYISPYYTHFHQEDEKFVKLVIEYNSNFQEFYQQFIKDMEKYQNYRWFDQKNIPLNTFDVSCLPWIHYQSFDMHIFDSGTYIAPVITWGKYKENEDGRIIMPLSLNIHHAVADGYHLCRFFTDVEDCLKKFNKES, from the coding sequence ATGAAATTTACAAAATTAGATTTCAATACATGGGATAGAGCAGAACTCTTTCAACACTTTATAAGTGATTTGCGTTGTGTTATGAGTATGAGTGTTAACATTGATATTACAGAATTTTTACAAGTCATTCATAATAAACAATACAAATTTTATCCATCAATGATATGGATTATAAGTTCAGCAGTTAATAGTCGCGAAGAATTACGAATGGGATATAATGAAAAAGGAGAAGTTGGAATATGGGATTATATTTCACCATATTACACACATTTTCATCAAGAAGATGAAAAGTTTGTAAAATTGGTTATTGAATACAATTCTAACTTTCAAGAATTTTATCAACAGTTTATAAAAGATATGGAAAAATATCAGAATTATCGATGGTTTGATCAAAAAAATATTCCTTTAAACACATTTGATGTATCTTGTTTGCCATGGATACATTATCAAAGTTTTGATATGCATATTTTTGATTCAGGTACATATATAGCACCTGTTATTACTTGGGGAAAGTATAAAGAAAATGAAGATGGAAGAATCATTATGCCATTATCTTTAAATATTCATCATGCAGTGGCTGATGGATATCATCTTTGCAGATTTTTTACAGATGTTGAAGACTGTTTAAAAAAGTTTAATAAAGAATCATAA
- a CDS encoding VOC family protein, which produces MIKNDIYSVFDINGFRLGLFAYEKMNEIHTFGSNCLPSIEVETIDILKNKISGLEICFPLSQIGKNWVVEIVDTESNHIEITTPIR; this is translated from the coding sequence ATGATAAAAAATGATATTTATAGTGTTTTTGATATCAATGGATTTCGTTTAGGTTTATTTGCTTATGAAAAGATGAATGAAATTCATACATTTGGAAGCAATTGTCTTCCAAGTATTGAGGTAGAAACTATTGATATTCTCAAAAATAAGATAAGTGGATTAGAAATTTGTTTCCCTCTGAGTCAAATTGGTAAGAATTGGGTAGTAGAAATTGTTGATACGGAAAGTAATCATATTGAAATAACGACTCCAATTAGATAA
- a CDS encoding MalY/PatB family protein, whose protein sequence is MSYHFSKLTNRYNTHSLKWDVESDELPMWVADMDFETAPEIIDALHQRVNHGIFGYNIVPDEYFESIQNWWSSYHHYEMKKEWMMFCTGVVPAISSIVRKITTVGENVLIQSPVYNIFYNSIVNNGRHVLSSDLIYDGNEYHIDFHDLEVKLAMPQTTLMILCNPHNPIGKIWDHKTLQRIGELCAKHHVIVLSDEIHCDITSPNHEYVPFASVSQTNLMNSITCIAPTKAFNLAGLQTACIVAANPILYQKVNRGINTDEVAEPNSFAVTASIAAFQKGKPWLDELKVYIHNNKQIAIQFIWDYLPQLHVIPSQATYLLWIDCSGISNDSVELVEFIRRKTGLYLSDGYEYGENGKCFMRMNVACPVSRLKDGLTRLQTGILAYLDQ, encoded by the coding sequence ATGAGCTATCATTTTTCAAAACTAACCAATCGCTACAATACTCATTCATTAAAGTGGGATGTAGAATCAGATGAGTTACCTATGTGGGTTGCTGATATGGATTTTGAAACAGCACCAGAAATTATTGATGCTTTGCATCAAAGGGTAAATCATGGCATCTTTGGTTATAATATAGTCCCGGATGAATATTTTGAAAGTATTCAAAACTGGTGGTCATCTTATCATCATTATGAAATGAAAAAAGAATGGATGATGTTTTGTACAGGTGTTGTTCCTGCTATTTCATCAATTGTTAGAAAAATTACAACAGTAGGAGAAAATGTCTTAATTCAATCACCTGTCTATAATATTTTTTATAATTCTATTGTTAATAATGGAAGACATGTTTTATCTAGTGATTTGATCTATGATGGTAATGAGTATCATATTGATTTCCATGACTTAGAAGTAAAATTGGCCATGCCACAAACCACTTTAATGATTTTATGTAATCCTCATAATCCAATTGGGAAAATATGGGATCATAAGACACTTCAACGAATTGGTGAATTATGTGCGAAACATCATGTGATTGTTTTATCTGATGAAATTCATTGTGATATCACAAGTCCAAATCATGAATACGTTCCTTTTGCTAGTGTTTCTCAAACAAATTTAATGAATAGTATCACTTGCATAGCACCAACAAAAGCTTTTAATTTAGCTGGTTTACAAACAGCTTGTATTGTTGCTGCGAATCCTATTTTGTATCAAAAAGTCAATCGTGGAATCAATACAGATGAAGTAGCTGAGCCTAATAGTTTTGCAGTTACTGCCTCAATCGCTGCATTTCAAAAAGGCAAACCATGGTTAGATGAATTAAAAGTTTATATCCATAACAATAAACAAATAGCTATTCAATTTATTTGGGATTATTTACCACAATTACATGTTATTCCATCACAAGCTACATATCTGTTATGGATAGATTGTTCTGGCATTAGTAATGATAGTGTAGAACTTGTTGAATTCATCAGAAGAAAGACAGGTTTATATTTATCTGATGGATATGAATATGGTGAAAATGGAAAATGTTTTATGCGCATGAACGTTGCTTGTCCAGTTTCTCGTTTAAAAGATGGTTTAACAAGACTCCAAACAGGTATATTGGCATATTTGGATCAATAA
- a CDS encoding LysR family transcriptional regulator, whose protein sequence is MEFRVLQYFLAIAREETISGAAEHLHMTQPTLSRQMKELEDELGKQLFIRGNRKITLTEDGMFLRNRAEEIVNLVEKTESDIMRSDISISGDVYIGGGETKGMRLIAKVIQKCQQEYPDIKFHLYSGNAQDVADRIEKGLLDFGIFVEPADVSKYDFLKLPDKDIWGLLMRKDSPLASLKTITADHLKNIPLICSHQKLVRNEISGWMNSDFNQLNIVATYNLIYNASLVVEEGNIYALTLDKLINTTGESPLCFRPLEPQLEVGLTLAWKKYQIFSRAAEQFLKTLRRELEKDA, encoded by the coding sequence ATGGAATTTCGAGTTTTACAATATTTTTTAGCTATTGCTCGTGAAGAAACAATTTCTGGTGCAGCCGAACATTTACATATGACTCAACCAACCCTTTCTCGACAAATGAAAGAGTTAGAGGATGAATTAGGGAAACAGTTATTTATCCGTGGAAATCGGAAAATCACACTCACAGAAGATGGTATGTTCTTGCGAAATAGAGCTGAAGAAATTGTTAATCTGGTAGAAAAAACAGAAAGTGATATTATGCGTTCAGATATATCGATAAGTGGAGATGTCTATATTGGCGGTGGCGAGACAAAGGGCATGAGACTGATTGCTAAAGTTATTCAAAAATGTCAACAAGAATACCCTGATATCAAATTTCATTTATATAGTGGTAATGCTCAAGATGTTGCTGATCGTATTGAAAAAGGACTATTAGACTTTGGAATATTTGTAGAACCGGCTGACGTTTCAAAATATGATTTTTTGAAATTACCTGATAAGGATATCTGGGGATTACTTATGCGTAAAGATAGCCCTTTAGCTTCTTTAAAGACCATCACAGCTGATCATTTAAAAAACATTCCGTTAATTTGTTCACATCAAAAATTAGTCAGAAATGAAATTTCTGGTTGGATGAATAGTGATTTTAATCAATTAAATATTGTTGCTACATATAATTTAATTTATAATGCTTCTTTAGTTGTTGAGGAAGGAAATATTTATGCTTTAACATTAGATAAACTCATTAATACAACTGGTGAAAGCCCACTATGTTTTCGTCCATTAGAACCTCAATTAGAAGTTGGTTTAACTTTAGCATGGAAAAAATATCAAATTTTTTCACGTGCAGCAGAACAATTTTTAAAAACATTAAGAAGAGAACTAGAAAAAGATGCATAA
- a CDS encoding flavodoxin family protein, whose product MKNKKILIISSSFRLNGNSDTLADAFQKGALEKQHEVEKISLRDYDFHFCQGCLACQKGKPCVLKDDASFIIEKMKNSDVIVFVTPIYFYEMSGQMKTLLDRSNPLFVSQYQFRDIYLLATSADDDETAMDGAILGLNGWIKCFEKASLKGVVKGLGLDQYGDVKKDTHILKQAYLMGKSIE is encoded by the coding sequence ATGAAAAATAAAAAGATTCTTATCATTTCAAGTAGTTTTCGTTTGAATGGCAATTCAGATACATTAGCAGATGCTTTTCAAAAAGGAGCCTTAGAAAAACAACATGAAGTAGAAAAGATTTCTTTAAGAGACTATGATTTCCATTTTTGTCAAGGATGTCTTGCTTGCCAAAAAGGGAAACCATGTGTTTTAAAAGATGATGCTTCTTTCATTATTGAGAAAATGAAAAATTCAGATGTCATTGTTTTTGTAACACCTATTTATTTTTATGAAATGAGTGGACAAATGAAAACTTTACTTGATCGCAGCAATCCATTATTTGTCAGTCAGTATCAATTTAGAGATATCTATTTATTAGCAACTTCAGCTGATGATGATGAAACAGCAATGGATGGAGCCATACTGGGATTAAATGGTTGGATAAAATGTTTTGAAAAAGCTTCATTAAAAGGTGTCGTTAAGGGTTTAGGTTTAGACCAATATGGTGATGTCAAAAAAGATACACATATTTTAAAACAAGCTTATTTAATGGGGAAAAGTATTGAATAA
- a CDS encoding ABC transporter ATP-binding protein, producing the protein MLKIEHIHKSFDGVNILNDVSLDIPNGEIVSILGPSGSGKTTLLNLILGITEVDEGKIIFNDQDLTNVPMEERGFNIVFQDYALFPNLNAYENITYGLKNKPHISSLEEVNELIHLLGLEKHLEKKIDQLSGGQKQRVALARTLVMKPKILLLDEPLSALDGVIKESIKERIKMIAKEYNLTTIIVTHDPEEALTLSDRVLIINEGQISQYGRPEDIINQPSCDFVQDFILNQLEIKRRNIFALFSPLQERMV; encoded by the coding sequence ATGTTAAAAATAGAACATATTCATAAATCATTTGACGGCGTTAATATTTTAAATGATGTTTCTCTAGATATTCCTAATGGTGAAATTGTTTCTATATTAGGACCATCTGGTAGCGGAAAAACAACATTGTTAAATTTGATTCTTGGTATTACTGAAGTCGATGAAGGAAAAATAATCTTTAATGATCAAGATTTAACAAATGTTCCTATGGAAGAACGTGGATTTAATATTGTCTTTCAAGATTATGCATTATTTCCTAATCTTAATGCTTACGAAAATATCACATACGGTTTAAAAAATAAACCACATATTTCTTCATTAGAAGAAGTGAATGAATTAATTCATCTATTAGGTCTTGAAAAACATTTAGAAAAAAAGATAGATCAATTATCTGGAGGACAAAAACAAAGAGTCGCTTTAGCAAGAACACTTGTTATGAAGCCTAAGATTCTTTTATTGGATGAACCATTAAGTGCTTTAGATGGAGTTATTAAAGAATCAATTAAAGAAAGAATTAAAATGATTGCAAAAGAATATAATCTCACAACAATTATTGTGACTCATGATCCAGAAGAAGCTCTTACATTATCAGATAGAGTCTTAATTATTAATGAAGGACAAATATCACAGTATGGAAGACCAGAAGATATTATCAATCAACCAAGTTGTGATTTTGTTCAAGATTTTATTCTTAATCAATTAGAAATCAAACGAAGAAATATCTTTGCTTTGTTTAGTCCTTTACAAGAACGAATGGTATAA